GTCCACGCCTCGTCGTTCATATCCGGCCCCGTCGCGCCGCATCGCGTTTCAACAGCTCCTCAACGAGTTTCGTTGGCTCCCGAAAAGTAGTTTTTCGCAGTTCGCCGATTGCCGACTGCAAGTCAATCAGCCCTCGTTCCGCCGCAAGTGCAAGTACGTTGAGAGTTCCAACGACTTGAAGGCCCAATCGCTGTGCGATCGCCGATGCTTTGCGTTCGTCCACCAGCAGGAGTCCGGCCTTTAGTTCCTGTGCAACTGAAATTGCCTCCATTTCGCCCGCGCCTAAGCTCAGTGTTACGGCCACCGTGCCAGGCAGAATAATTTCCAACCATTGCGGCGGTACC
The sequence above is drawn from the Pirellulales bacterium genome and encodes:
- a CDS encoding DUF3368 domain-containing protein, with the translated sequence MIVVCDTSPLNYLVLIGQVEILPVLFGRIVAPPAVIAEMQHRGAPSEVREWALVPPQWLEIILPGTVAVTLSLGAGEMEAISVAQELKAGLLLVDERKASAIAQRLGLQVVGTLNVLALAAERGLIDLQSAIGELRKTTFREPTKLVEELLKRDAARRGRI